From a region of the Methanoculleus receptaculi genome:
- a CDS encoding RNase P subunit p30 family protein, which translates to MKITDACIFPYPDGDSTVSRMAIEAGELGFDSLVAIGDAGHRLSCAVEILQGAIITARSVKEVLRDLRDPAVRRADLVCVDAGDLSFNRALASTKDVNVISKIHATRQNAFDHVAARTAAERGVAVEISIAPLIHLRGAKRQQALNRYADILALHRRYGFMLTISSAASSILDQRSVREIRGLCGLFGMTGAEVNEALSSVGRMIEHSSPPGGVR; encoded by the coding sequence ATGAAGATCACAGATGCCTGTATATTCCCCTATCCTGACGGCGACTCCACGGTTTCGCGGATGGCGATCGAGGCGGGAGAACTCGGGTTCGATAGCCTCGTCGCCATAGGGGATGCCGGGCATCGGTTGTCCTGCGCCGTTGAGATCCTCCAGGGCGCTATCATCACCGCCCGGTCCGTAAAAGAGGTTCTGCGCGACCTGCGCGACCCCGCCGTCCGGCGCGCCGATCTGGTCTGCGTCGATGCCGGAGATCTCTCGTTCAACCGCGCTCTTGCAAGCACCAAGGATGTGAACGTCATCAGTAAGATCCATGCCACCCGGCAGAACGCCTTTGACCACGTCGCCGCACGGACGGCGGCGGAGAGGGGCGTGGCGGTGGAGATCTCTATTGCCCCCCTGATCCACCTCCGCGGGGCTAAACGCCAGCAGGCGCTGAACCGGTATGCGGATATCCTCGCGCTGCACCGGCGTTACGGGTTTATGCTCACCATATCGAGCGCCGCCAGTTCGATACTCGACCAGCGTTCGGTTCGAGAGATCCGGGGGCTCTGCGGGCTCTTCGGCATGACCGGGGCCGAGGTGAACGAGGCTCTATCGTCTGTGGGCCGGATGATCGAGCACTCCAGTCCCCCCGGGGGGGTCAGATGA
- a CDS encoding Rpp14/Pop5 family protein, with protein MRPRPPTMRTKRRYILARILPYGAAVDPKQLYLSVIEAAASLLGDAAVGLAQPAVVYCDAGYVVIRCRRGAEREIAAALATVTAVGDDRVSLRTVATSGTIRALRRRMRPIRPIPEDGEIMIGERAYAVCRYPGQKVDLIEKGIKHQKRFFFSELDLEER; from the coding sequence ATGAGGCCCAGGCCGCCGACGATGCGGACGAAACGGCGCTACATACTGGCAAGGATCCTTCCATACGGTGCAGCAGTTGACCCGAAACAACTCTACCTCTCCGTCATCGAGGCCGCGGCATCCCTCCTCGGCGATGCGGCCGTCGGTCTCGCCCAGCCCGCCGTCGTCTACTGCGATGCGGGGTATGTCGTCATCCGGTGCCGGCGCGGGGCTGAGAGGGAGATCGCCGCAGCGCTTGCAACAGTCACCGCGGTCGGCGATGACCGGGTTTCGCTCCGGACGGTCGCCACATCCGGGACAATCCGTGCGCTGCGGCGCCGGATGAGACCGATCCGGCCCATTCCTGAGGATGGGGAGATTATGATAGGCGAGAGGGCTTATGCTGTCTGCCGGTATCCGGGTCAAAAGGTTGATTTGATTGAAAAGGGTATTAAGCATCAGAAAAGATTCTTTTTCAGCGAACTCGATTTGGAGGAACGATAA
- a CDS encoding NAD(P)H-hydrate dehydratase: protein MTTKDMREFLETGVIDAGRMRAVEENAIALGLPSLVMMESAGRAVAAAVQSFSPSRVLLLCGRGNNGGDGMAAARCLQHLDAVDVVYPDCGSITPSTAAELGLLRHCSVALHPIRCAAEVDGISHLFDRADIIVDAMLGTGASGAPREPLATLVARANTSAAPVIAVDIPTPGIRANRILSFHRPKIQGADLVDIGIPLEAEVYTGPGDLTLLPRRDENAHKGAGGEVLVIGGGPYQGAPYIAALGALRAGADIVRVASPACIPIPDLIHERLDGDLITPDHLETILRLVERADVVVCGMGLGGASHEVVLGVSEAAGRAVFDADALRRPLPAAKETIYTPHAGEFARMTGTEPPAEVAARGRCVRAAAATGTVLLKGPVDVISDGSRVRFNRTGTPAMTTGGTGDLLAGVAGALFCHLPAFESACIAAYVNGRAGMRAAEERGNGILATDILDFIPQEVFLRRPPD from the coding sequence ATGACCACAAAGGATATGCGTGAGTTTCTGGAGACCGGCGTTATCGACGCCGGGCGTATGCGTGCCGTCGAGGAGAACGCCATAGCGCTTGGCCTGCCGTCGCTTGTGATGATGGAGAGCGCCGGCCGGGCGGTTGCTGCCGCCGTGCAGTCTTTCAGCCCTTCCCGCGTCCTTCTGCTCTGCGGGAGGGGGAACAACGGCGGCGACGGTATGGCGGCGGCACGCTGCCTCCAGCACCTCGACGCCGTCGACGTTGTCTACCCGGACTGCGGTTCGATTACACCCTCAACCGCCGCGGAACTCGGCCTGCTCAGGCACTGCTCTGTCGCTCTCCACCCGATCAGGTGCGCTGCCGAGGTCGATGGGATCTCGCACCTTTTTGATAGGGCAGATATCATCGTCGATGCGATGCTCGGCACAGGCGCCTCCGGTGCGCCTCGCGAACCGCTTGCAACCCTGGTTGCCCGCGCGAACACGAGCGCTGCGCCGGTCATCGCCGTCGATATCCCCACCCCCGGTATACGGGCAAACCGGATCCTCTCGTTCCACCGCCCAAAGATCCAGGGCGCAGATCTCGTGGATATAGGAATCCCGCTTGAAGCCGAGGTCTACACCGGTCCCGGAGACCTCACGCTCCTTCCGAGAAGAGACGAGAATGCCCACAAGGGCGCCGGCGGCGAGGTTCTCGTCATCGGCGGCGGCCCCTACCAGGGTGCGCCGTATATCGCGGCGCTCGGGGCGCTGCGTGCCGGCGCGGATATCGTGCGGGTCGCCTCCCCCGCCTGCATCCCGATCCCCGACCTGATCCACGAGCGCCTGGATGGCGACCTGATCACCCCTGACCACCTGGAGACCATCCTCCGACTCGTGGAGAGGGCCGATGTCGTCGTCTGCGGTATGGGGCTTGGGGGGGCGAGCCACGAGGTCGTCCTTGGCGTTTCGGAGGCGGCAGGGCGCGCGGTCTTTGATGCCGACGCCCTCCGCCGACCGCTGCCAGCGGCGAAAGAGACCATCTACACCCCCCATGCCGGTGAGTTTGCCCGGATGACCGGGACGGAACCCCCTGCGGAGGTTGCGGCCCGTGGCCGGTGTGTGAGGGCCGCCGCTGCAACCGGGACGGTCCTCCTCAAGGGCCCGGTCGACGTGATATCCGATGGCTCCCGTGTCCGTTTCAACCGGACCGGCACCCCTGCCATGACCACCGGCGGGACGGGCGACCTGCTTGCCGGGGTTGCGGGCGCGCTGTTCTGCCACCTCCCGGCCTTCGAGTCGGCCTGCATCGCCGCATACGTGAACGGCAGGGCGGGGATGCGGGCGGCGGAAGAGAGGGGGAACGGCATCCTTGCCACCGATATACTGGACTTTATCCCGCAGGAGGTCTTCCTCCGCCGCCCGCCGGATTGA
- a CDS encoding 50S ribosomal protein L15e, with the protein MAKSMYAYVREAWKQPDTSEVKDLLWERLQVWRRKGSVVRVERPTRIDRARSLGYKAKQGIIVVRVKIRRGGRRKPRYVRGRRTARMGMRRMTPAKSLQRMAEERASRRYPNMEALNSYWVGEDGRHKWFEVILVDGHHPAIQSDRNLSWLADPVHRGRAERGKTSAGVKGRGMRKRGSGTEKTRPSVRSHANRGK; encoded by the coding sequence ATGGCAAAATCGATGTATGCCTACGTACGTGAGGCCTGGAAACAGCCTGACACGTCCGAGGTGAAAGACCTCCTCTGGGAGCGTCTCCAGGTCTGGCGGCGCAAGGGGAGTGTCGTGCGCGTTGAGCGCCCCACAAGGATCGACCGCGCCCGTTCGCTTGGCTACAAGGCCAAGCAGGGCATAATCGTCGTGCGGGTCAAGATCCGCCGCGGCGGCCGGAGGAAGCCCCGTTACGTTCGCGGCCGCAGAACAGCGCGCATGGGTATGCGCCGGATGACCCCGGCAAAGAGCCTCCAGCGCATGGCCGAGGAGCGTGCATCCCGCAGGTACCCGAACATGGAGGCCCTGAACTCCTACTGGGTCGGGGAGGACGGGCGCCACAAGTGGTTTGAGGTGATCCTGGTCGATGGCCACCACCCTGCCATCCAGAGCGACCGGAACCTCTCCTGGCTGGCCGACCCCGTTCACCGGGGCCGGGCGGAGCGCGGCAAGACCTCCGCCGGCGTGAAGGGGCGCGGGATGCGGAAACGCGGGAGCGGAACCGAGAAGACTCGGCCCAGCGTCCGGTCGCATGCAAACCGCGGCAAATAA
- the moaC gene encoding cyclic pyranopterin monophosphate synthase MoaC: protein MNESGEDGRAPVFTHIENDRAQMVDISAKTEVAREAVASGRIYLRAETLRAIREGTTVKGNVLATARVAATLAVKETPRIIPMCHPIPLAGVTIDFEEGDGCLEATARVKSFGRTGVEMEALTGVSVALLTVWDMVKSAEKDENGQYPVTRIDAIRVLEKKKGG from the coding sequence ATGAACGAGTCCGGCGAAGACGGCAGGGCGCCGGTCTTCACCCACATCGAGAACGACCGCGCACAGATGGTGGACATCTCGGCAAAGACCGAGGTTGCCCGCGAGGCGGTTGCAAGCGGCCGGATCTACCTCCGGGCTGAGACACTCAGGGCAATCAGGGAGGGGACCACGGTCAAGGGCAACGTTCTTGCAACCGCACGGGTTGCGGCCACCCTGGCGGTGAAGGAGACGCCGCGCATAATCCCGATGTGCCACCCAATACCGCTTGCAGGGGTCACCATAGATTTTGAGGAGGGCGATGGTTGCCTGGAGGCCACCGCCCGCGTGAAGTCTTTCGGGAGGACCGGCGTCGAGATGGAGGCGCTCACCGGCGTCTCTGTCGCCCTGCTCACGGTCTGGGATATGGTTAAATCGGCCGAGAAGGACGAGAACGGTCAGTACCCGGTCACCCGGATCGATGCCATCCGCGTTCTGGAGAAGAAAAAGGGAGGGTGA